The sequence GGAGCCTGGCTGCAGGGGTGTTGTCCCTGGTCGTAGGCGTCCTGATCGCGCTGACCGGCCACTGACCAGCGGCTGTACTCGGTGAAGTACGGCCCAGGAACCGCCCCTTCGCACCGCGCCCCGGGCGGCGTCCCTACGTGACGGTGCCGCCCCTTTCGCCGTGTCAGCCCAGCAGTCCGGTCAGCACCGCCGTTGTCGCGTTCAGCAACTGCTCGGAGGTCGGGCCACCTGCGGCGGTGCGGGCGAGCAGGCCCTCGCGTGCGGCCAGGATCACCTCGGCGGCCTGCTCGGCGGAGGCCCCGGGCGGTACCAACTCCGGCAGGACCCGCTCCAGCAGGACCGCCAGCGCCGCCGTCACCGTGCGGTCGTGTACGGCGACCCGCTCGGCGAGCTCGGATGTACGGGCGGCCAGCAGGCGGAACTCCAGGAACAGCAGAATCCACCCGGTTTCGGCGGCTTCGACCCGCAGCAGTGCCTCGACCAGCCGCCGCGCCCGCTCCTCGGGCCCCAACTGTTCGGCCGCGGCGGCCAGATGCTCCAGCTCGCTGATCCGTTCCGCTGCCTGTTCGTCGAAGAGCGCCAGCAGCAGGTCCTCCTTGGTGGCGAAGTTCGAGTAGAAGGCCCCACGGGTGTAGCCGGCGGCGGCGCAGATGTCCTCGATGCTCGTCCGCGCATATCCCGCGGACAGGAACAGCTCGCCCGCCGCCGACAGGATGCGGGCTCTGGTGTGGACACGGCGCCGCGGGGGCCGGGGCGTTGAGGGTTCGACCGGGGTGGGATTCACGGCAACCACGATACATGGTGTATTCAATACGGGTCGTATTGAAACGAGGTCGCGAGAGGACCACCGCCATGAGTCGACTGCTGATCACCGACGCGCACCTGCTCCACCCCGAGACCGGCACCCGTACCGACCCGGCATGGATCGAGGTCGCCGACGGCCGGATCGCCGCCACCGGCACCGGCCGACCGCCCGGCGCCGGGCAGGACGTACGGGTGCTCAACGCGGCCGGCGCCACCGTGCTACCCGGCCTGATCGACGCTCACGTCCACCTACTCGTCACCTCCCTCGACCTGCCCGCCATCGCCTCCTGGACCCCCGGATACCTGACCGTCCGGGCTCTCGCGGAGGCCGAACGGATGCTGCGCCGCGGCTTCACCACCGTGCGCGACGTCGGCGGCGCCGACCACGGCATGGCCCAAGCCCTGGCCGAAGGGCTGGCCCTCGGCCCGCGGCTCGTCCACGGCGGAAAGGCGCTCTCCCAGACCGGGGGCCACGGCGACCTGCGCCCGCTCGGCGACGACTCGGCGCCCTGCTGCGAGAGCCGTCCCGACTTCGCCCGGATCGCGGACGGCGTCGACGCCGTCCGCGCGGCGGCCCGGGACGAGTTCCGCAAGGGCGCCGCCCATCTGAAGGTGTTGCTCTCCGGCGGGGTGGCCTCGCCGCACGACGAGATCGCGGCCGTCCAGTACAGCGAGGACGAGATACGCGCCGCCGTGGAGGAGGCGGACAACCACAACCGGTACGTCACCGCGCACGCCTACCACCCGCGCGCCATCGACCGGGCCCTGCGCGCCGGTGTGCGCTGCGTCGAACACGGCAACCTGATCGACGACGCGACCATCAACCTGCTGCTGGAGCGAGACGCCTTCCTGGTGCCCACCCTGATCGCCTACGAGCAGACGGCGAAACTCAGCCGGCAGTCCGGCCTGCCGGAGTCGTCCTACCGCAAGCTCACCGAGGTCCGCGACCACGGGATGGCTGCCCTGGAGAAGGCCCACCGCGCGGGCGTCAACCTCGTCTACGGCAGTGACCTGCTCGGACCGCTGCACCCAGCCCAGTTGGAGGAGTTCACCCTGCGCGCCGAGGTCCAGCCCGCTGCGGATGTGATCCGTTCCGCCACGAGCACGGCGGCCCGCCTGCTGCGGATGGACGGCGAGATCGGCACCCTCGCGCCGGGCGCGCACGCCGACCTGCTCGTCGTGGACGGCGACCCGCTGGCGGATCTGGCCGTCCTCACCCGCCCCGGGCGGCACCTGCGACACGTGGTCAAAGCCGGTGCCGTCCTCTGAGAACGCTTCCGCTTACCGGCCGGTCGGCCTGATCAGTCGGTTCTGGATCGGGTGATCGCGACAGCGTCGGCGCATGAAGGCACAGGGGCCCTCGGTAGCTCGGTTTGCTACGCCACGCGAGCACCAGGGGCCCTGTGACCGAAGGTCGGGAAGACCAGCAGAGCGAACGCGGCGATCCGCTCGACCGGTTGGGCGTCGGGGCGAAAGGCCGCCCTGTCGACCTGCGGGAGTTGGTCACGTGCAAGCACCCCCGAACCGGTGTGGGCCGGTAACGGGGGTGCCATCGTGGCGCCATGTGGTTCGGTGAGCGTCAACCGACGAGGGCGCGTTCCCGCGGTGCGTGCGGCGCGGGGGCGGCGGCGTGCCGGTCGAGGTTCTCGCCCTCGACGTCCACCCGGGGAAGGAGCCGGTCCAGCCAGTTCGGCAGCCACCAGGCGGACCTGCCGAGCAGGGCGAAGAGCGCGGGCACCAGGGCCATACGGACGATGAAGGCGTCGAAAAGGACGGCGATCGCGAGGGCGAAGCCGATCATCTTGATGAAGTCGTTGTCCTCCATGATGAAACCGGAGAAGACGCTGGTCATGATGACCGCGGCCGCGGCGACGACCCGGCCGCCGTGCCGGAAGCCGTCGACGACCGCCTCGGCGGGGCGTGCCCCGTGGGCGTAGGACTCGCGCATCCGGCTGACCAGGAAGACCTCGTAGTCCATGGCGAGGCCGAAGACCACGCCGATCATGAAGATCGGCATCGTGCTCATGATCGGGCCGGTCTGCTCGATTCCGAGGACGTCGGCGAGCCAGCCCCACTGGAAGATGGCCACGACGGCGCCGAGGGCGGCGGTCACCGAGAGCAGGAAGCCGAGGGCCGCCTTGAGCGGGACCAGGAGGGAGCGGAAGACCACCATCAGGAGCAGGAAGGCGAGGCCGACGACCAGGCCGAGGTAGGGCAGGAGTGCGTCGTCGAGGGTCCCCGAGAAGTCGATGAACATGGCCGTCTGGCCGGTCACGAGGATCTGGGATGCGGTGCGCTGCTCCAAGTCATGTGCGGTGGCCCGCAGTTCGTGGACCAGCTCCTCGGTCTTGTGCTCGGTGGGGCCGGTCTTGGGGAGGACGGTGAGGATCGCGGTGTCGTCCGCCTTGTTGGCGGCGGCCGGGGAGACCGAGGCCACGCCGTCGGTCGTGCGGAGGGCCTCGCCGACCTTGTCGCCGGCGGCCTTGGCGCCGTTCGCCTGCACGGTGACCATCAGCGGTCCGTTGAACCCGGGGCCGAAGGACTCCGAGAGCATGTCGTACGCCTTGCGCTGAGTGGTCTTCGTGGACATCGAACCCTCGCCGGGCAGCCCGAGCTCCAGGCTCGCGGCCGGTACGGCGACGGTGCCGAGGCCGACCACGCCGACGAGCAGAACGGCCACGGGGTGGCGCAGGACGTAACTCGCCCAGCGGGCACCGAGGTTGGGCCTGCCGCTCCTGGTTGGGATGGCGGAGTGCTTGGCGGCCTTGCGCTGCCGGCGCTCCGACAGCGGCTTGACGGCGTACCGCAGGCGGCCCTTTCGGGCCATCACCTTGACCGGAGCGAGGCCTAGCAGGGCGGGGACCAGGCTGATCGCGACGAGCACGGCGACCGCGACGGTGCCGGCCGCGGCCAGGCCCATCTTGGTGAGCATCGGGACGTTGACGACCGCCAGTCCGGCGAGGGCCACGATGACCGTCAGCCCCGCGAAGACGACCGCCGAACCCGCGGTGCCGACGGCTCGGCCCGCGGCCTCTTCGGGGCTGCGCCCCTCGATCCGCTCAGCACGGAACCGGGACACGATGAACAGCGCGTAGTCGATGCCGACCGCGAGGCCGATCATCATCGCGAGCGTCGAGGTGGTGGCGGACAGGCCGAGGGTGGAGCCGAGCGCGGTGATGCCGCAGATGCCGATGCCGACTCCGATCAGCGCGGTGATCAGCGGCATTCCGGCCGCGATCATCGAGCCGAAGGTCAGGACGAGGACGATCGCGGAGACCAGGATGCCGATCTTCTCGCCGGTGCCGCCCATCGTCTGGTCGACCTTCACGGCGTCACCGCCGGCCTCGACGGTCAGGCCCGCTTTGCGGGCCTTCTTGAGGGCTCCGTCCAGCGCGTCGTGCGCCTTGTCGCTGACCTTCAGCGCGGAGACCTTGTACGTCACCACCGTGAAGGCGGTCGTACGGTCCTTGCTGATGCTGACCGCGGGGGTCTTGTACGGGTCGGCGGCGCCCACCACCTGCGGGGACGAGGTGCCCAACTCGGCGACAAGCCGGCGCACTTCGGCCCGCTCCCCGGAATCGGTGATCTTCCGGCCCTCGGGCGCCCGGATGACGACACGGGCGCCGGCGCCCTCGGCACGTGCGTCCGGGAACTTCTTCGCCAGCAGGTCGAAGGCCTTCTGCGACTCGGTGCCCGGCATCGAGAACGTATCGGCCGGCGGTGGCGGAGCGGAGGAGGCGGCGAAGCCCATGCCACCGAATATCAGCAGCCAGAGCAGCAGCGTCACCCCCCGCCTGCGGAAGGCGAGGCGGCCGAGTCTGGAAAGGAACGTAGCCACGGTGGGGCTCCCGTTGGGTTGGTTCGGTCGGTGTGTAGCCGGTCGGGTCGAGGCGGGTCGGCGCTTCGGGCGCCTGGGCAGCACGGCATGGCGCCATGATGGCGCATGACTGGCTCTTGCCTGACGCACGACTGGTGCTGGATCAGCGATGCAGGACCTGGGGCTTTATGGACGCAAGTCCGCAGGTCGGTGCTCAAGTCCTTTTGACGAAGGCCGCGTTGATGCTGCGGCGTTCGCGCCTCACCATCATGGCACATACATGGCGCCATTGCGAGCCAATATGACGCCACATGACACCGTGGCGCCATCGCCCTACCCACCGGACGCCCGTGCCGTCCTCGATGGCCATGACACCGCCGGGAGCCGCTGACGGAGGGCGGCCGGCCCGCCGACAGAAAACGATCAGCCCCTGACAGCGCCGGGTGGGGCTGTCAGGGGCTGGGGCTGCGCAGGTGGAGGTCGGCCTGGCGGCAAGACCGTGAACTGAGCGCTGTCTCGTTCGGCGAGGTGGTGATTACGGGTCAGCGGTCAGCGGTCAGCGAGCGAGCTTCCTGTAGAAGCACACCCGGTCCTGACCAGGGCCGTCGTAGTCGGTGTGTAGGGGCAGACCATCGACCACTCGGTCTCCGCGTTCGATCGTGAACCCCATAGCGCGGTGAAAGGCGATGGATCCGGTGTTTCCTGGCGAGGTGATCGCACGCAGTTCTGTGCGGCCTGCCTCGGCGGCACGTTGGAAGAAGGTCGTGTACAGGCGGCGGGCTGCCCCCTGCCCACGAAGATCCGGGTCCACTCCCACGAAGTGGATGTACGCCTCTTTGTCGTTGTCAGCGGCATGAAAACCGACGAGGAACGCCCTGACGCCGGCTTCGTCCTCCAGCACCAGACTCGTGCTGGAGAAGAACTGCAAGAACAGCTTGGGGAGGAGCAGCGAAAGCTCGCGCGCCTGCTGGGGGGTGCGCGAGTCCCCCCACCACTGCTGCACACAGGCGACGATCGCGCTGTGGTCGGAGACGCGGGCCTGGCGCAGCTCGGGCATGTCATTCCTTCTCGGAGCCAAGGGGTTACTGAAGGACCGGGTGGGGCGGGGTCGTGAAGTCGGCTGGGTGAGTGCGTGTTTCTGACCCCCGCCACTCTGGCTGCCTCCTGGCCGGATGTGAAGACGAGCCGGGTGCGGCGGCAGGGTTCAGTCGGTTGGAGTCTGGTACGCGATGTCGATGCCGGCCGAGCGAAGATGCGCCTCGATCAACACGGCCAGTCGGGCCCAGGCCGGCTTCTGGTCATCTCCGTGGTGGGTGAGCAGTTCGTACCGGATCGCGCCGTCGTCGCGGTCCTGAAGTCCGGCCAGGACGGGCAGCAGCGAGGGATCGGTAAGGAAGTGGTCGGCCAGGGCCGCGGCGAGTTCGTCGATCCGGGGGTCGTCGGGTTCCCAATCGCCGGCCCGCCAGCAGCGCTGGATCAGGGAGACGTACCGGGGATCGTCGAGGCCGCGCTCGATCTGGGCGAGATAGTTGTCGAAGCCTTCTGGTACCAGGGCCCTGACCAGCACCAGGGCCTCTCGGACCGTGGTCACGTCGTCCGCGGTGTATCCGAGGCCGGGCATCTGGTCCAGGAGCGCGCAGGCGCGGTCGGGTAGCAGGGCCCGGTCGCCACCCGTGAGCCGGTGCAACATGTCGCGCCGTGCGATCAGTTCGTCGATCCGGCTGGTGAGTTGCTGTTCGACGTCGATGAGCGCGGCGGCGAACCGTTCCGGATCGGCGTCCAGTATGGCCGCGATCTCGGCCAGCGGTACGCCTGCGCCGGCCAGCGTCCGGACTTGGACCAGCCGTAGCAGGTCGGCCGATCCGTAGCGTCGGTAGCCGGACCTGTCGCGGCGTGGTTCGTCGATCAGGCCGTGCTGGTGATAGTGCCGGATGGTCTTCACCGTGACGCCGGCGAATGTCGCAGCTTGGCCGATGGTGATGCCGTCTGTCATGTCGTCAGTGAACTCCGTGGGCGTGCGTGCTGCAGAACACTTCCTTGATGAGCCTCTGCGTCGCCTTCCCGAACTCCTTGGCCGTGTCGATTGCGGCGTCTCCGGAGGTTATCGAGGCGGTCAGGGTCTTACTGCCGTCGGGCGTGCTGATCATCAGCGCCCCATAGCCCCCCGGGGCGCCGCCGTTGTGGTGGACGATGGTGCCGCAGTTCGGGCCCGCGTCCTGCACCCACAGGCCGAAGCCGTAGCCGAGCTTCCCATGTGGCGTGCGCATCTCGGTCAGCAGCTTGGCCGGCAGGAGCTTGCCGCCCAGCAGTGCGGAGATGAACGTGTGGAGATCCTGGGTGGTCGAAATCATGTCACCGGCGCCGGCCAGGAGGGAGAGGTTCTGGCGGGTGACGTCGACCACCTTCCACTGGTGGGCGTCCTGGTAGCGGTAGTAGCCGTGGGCGTGCGGCTCAGGGAGCTGCGTCCCGGCGCCCGGCACGATGGTTTCCTTCAGCTTGAGCGGGCGCAGGATCCGCTGCTGCATTTCCTGGGCGTACGAGCGGCCGGTGACCTTCTCGATCAGCAGCAGGGCCAGCGTGTAGTTGGTGTTGGAGTAACGCTGGTCCGTCCCCGGCGCGAACGGCGGCCGCTTGGACAAGGCGAACCGCACGAGCTCCTCCGGCCGGTAGGTGTGGAACCGGTTGTCCACCCACTCCTTGCCCGCGGCGGGGATTCCCGGCACGTAGGTCCCGTCGTTGTAGCGTTCGCCGCCTGCGTAGTTGAACAACCCGCTGGTGTGCTGGAGCAGCATCCGCACGGTGATCCGACGGTCCAGGCCGAGTTTGGGCAGGTAGTGGGCCACCGGGGCGTCCAGCCCGATCTTGCCCTCGGCCACCAGTTGCAACACCAGGGTCGCGGTGAAGGTCTTGGTGGTGCTGCCTATCCAGAAGTGCCCGTTCGTCGGCGGCTTCGCGGCCTCGCCCAGCTTGCGCACCCCGGCGCTGCCGACCCACTCGCCCCGCTGATCGTGCACGCGAAGCTGCACGCCGGCGAAACCGGAATCGACGATGTCCTGCATGGCCTTTTGCAGTTCCGGGCGGTCCTGCCGGGCAGCGGCCTTCGGCGCGGCCGCACCGGGGTGCGCGGAGGCCACCCCGCATGCGGTCACCCCGGCCAGCAGTGTGACGGCCATCGCTGCGACCCCCACTCGCCGGAAGACCAGCGGCATCCGGACCCTGTTGTTGACGGTGTGGAGGGACTCACCCATGGTCATTCCTCATTTCGCGACAGTAAATGTGTGGCGCAGCTCGAAAGCGCAACGGCGGCCCCGGGCGGCTTCCGGCCTCTTCGAGGCGGCCATACGAGGAGTGTGAGCCCTGCCCCAAGGTCAAGGTCAACTCGCGCCGGCCTTGCGGGCGCCGGACCGCTCGCCGGTTCCTCAACTGCCACTCCCCTTGGGGCAGCTGGCCCGCCTGACGGTGAGGTGTCGAGACCGCCTCGCCGAAGAGAAGAAGAAAAGACGGGTTCCCGTGTCACATTGGGTCGGATCCGCCTCCCCTCTCTTCATTGAGGCGGCAAGGTGCCGTCCTCGGCGAGGAGGCGCTGATGAATCCGCATGAGGTCACGACGGGTGACGAGGGGCGCCTGCACTACTGGTGGGAGGGGCCGCAGCGGTCGGCTGGCGTGTTGCGGCTCTCGGGGTACCGGCGCGTCGACGTGGTCGCTCCCGACTCCCGTGGCGGGCGTCGTCGGCGCATCCGGTTCGCCGGCGCCGCGCCGTTGAAGCGGGGTGGTGCGTGGTGAGCATCGTCGACCAATCTCACACTCTGTCACCAGCACCGACCCGCCCATGAATTCATGAGATCGGTGCACCAGAGCTAGTCTCTCGGAGGGAGGGCCCCATGCTGATCGACTTCGTTCCCGACGGGAGTCTGTACCCCTTCGAGTCGCGCTGGTTCGACTCGTCCGTCGGCCGGGTTCACTACATCGACGAGGGGACCGGACCCACGATCCTGTTCTGTCATGGCTCTCCGGCGTGGAGTTTCCTCTACCGCCATATCGTGAAGGACCTGCGCGACCGCTACCGGTGTATCGCCATCGACTACCTGGGGTTCGGCTTGTCCGAACGCCCTGCGGGTTTCGGCTACACCGTCACCGAGCACACCGCGGTCCTCGGCGAGCTGATCGATCACCTACAGCTCGACGGCTTCGTCCTGATGGGACAGGATTGGGGCGGACCCATCGGGCTGGGCGCGGTCACCACGCGCGCGGACCGGGTGAGGGGGATCGTGCTGGGCAACACCGTGTTCTGGCCGATCGAAGCGATGGCGAACCGGGCTTTCAGCGTGATCATGAGCAGCCGTCCGATGCAGCGGCGGATCCTCGCACGCAACTTCCTCGTTGAGCGCGTCCTGCTCGCGGAACTCGGGCGCAAGCTCACCGCGACCGAGGCCGACCACTACCGCGCGGTGCAGCCCACCGCGGAAGCCCGGCGCGGACTCGCCATGATGCCCAAGGAAATTCGCGCCGCACGCCCGCTGCTGGATCGACTCGCCCAAGACGTGCCCGTCCTGCTCGGCGACAAGCCGACCCTGTTGGTGTGGGGAATGCGGGACATGGTGTTCCGTCCGAACCCCTGCATCCCGCGCATGCGTGCCGCCTTCACCGATCTCGACGTCGTCGAACTGCCGCACGCGCGGCACTTCATCCAGGAACACGCACCGGACGCGATCGCAGCGGCGATCGCGAAGCGGTTCCCGTGAGGAAGATCGACGAACGCCACATTGAGGCCTCCTGTGCAACGTGACGGTTGCGGTGTGTGACTGCCTATGGAGCGGCGAAGAGGCGATCCAGAGTCAGATGCGTGTGAGCCCCTGGTAGGAACGGGCCTGCGAAGATCACGTTCCGTAGAACTAGAGGCCCGGGTGACTCGGGACTCGCGAGGGAACCCGCACACGCTGGGCGAATTCAAGCAGGTCGTGCTCATGCTGCGCTGGTTGGTCGACAGTACCCGGCTGGCTCAACTCGCCCGGGACAACGGGCATCTCGCACCGACCATCTACCGTCACCTGCACGAGGGGCTGAGAGGGCGAGGGCTGCACCACCGTGGAAGGGTGGAGGGCAGACCACAAGGAGTTCCGGCACAGCGAAGAGATGCGACGCACCCTGGGAGACCCCCGTTTCACCGTGCACGACGCCACCCCAGTGGTCCTGGAACGCTTCCACGTTGCCGCCCGCCTGCAAGGCTCATGCTGATCAAACACTATTGCGCCCCAGATCGTGAGTCAGCACACAAGACACAACCGCCTCCGGCCGCTTCGAGGCCGAAGGCGATGTGCGCTCCACTATGTTGGCGCCACCCCAGGTGGGCCGGCCCGCCCGGGTCTACGTCGGCGGCGAGGCGTTTGCCAGCGGATCGGTCATGTCGGCAGAGAAGTACTGGAAGGCCCGCATCTCAAAGCGCTTGTCCCCGGTGAGTCCCGCGTGCCTCAGGCACCACCCCTGGGCTGCATCGGCCGAGGCGGTATCGACGCAGAACTCCCCGCAGTCCAGGCACGTACCGACGTACCGCACTGAACAGTCCGCAC is a genomic window of Streptomyces gilvosporeus containing:
- a CDS encoding GNAT family N-acetyltransferase, giving the protein MPELRQARVSDHSAIVACVQQWWGDSRTPQQARELSLLLPKLFLQFFSSTSLVLEDEAGVRAFLVGFHAADNDKEAYIHFVGVDPDLRGQGAARRLYTTFFQRAAEAGRTELRAITSPGNTGSIAFHRAMGFTIERGDRVVDGLPLHTDYDGPGQDRVCFYRKLAR
- a CDS encoding haloalkane dehalogenase, which translates into the protein MLIDFVPDGSLYPFESRWFDSSVGRVHYIDEGTGPTILFCHGSPAWSFLYRHIVKDLRDRYRCIAIDYLGFGLSERPAGFGYTVTEHTAVLGELIDHLQLDGFVLMGQDWGGPIGLGAVTTRADRVRGIVLGNTVFWPIEAMANRAFSVIMSSRPMQRRILARNFLVERVLLAELGRKLTATEADHYRAVQPTAEARRGLAMMPKEIRAARPLLDRLAQDVPVLLGDKPTLLVWGMRDMVFRPNPCIPRMRAAFTDLDVVELPHARHFIQEHAPDAIAAAIAKRFP
- a CDS encoding metal-dependent hydrolase family protein, which translates into the protein MSRLLITDAHLLHPETGTRTDPAWIEVADGRIAATGTGRPPGAGQDVRVLNAAGATVLPGLIDAHVHLLVTSLDLPAIASWTPGYLTVRALAEAERMLRRGFTTVRDVGGADHGMAQALAEGLALGPRLVHGGKALSQTGGHGDLRPLGDDSAPCCESRPDFARIADGVDAVRAAARDEFRKGAAHLKVLLSGGVASPHDEIAAVQYSEDEIRAAVEEADNHNRYVTAHAYHPRAIDRALRAGVRCVEHGNLIDDATINLLLERDAFLVPTLIAYEQTAKLSRQSGLPESSYRKLTEVRDHGMAALEKAHRAGVNLVYGSDLLGPLHPAQLEEFTLRAEVQPAADVIRSATSTAARLLRMDGEIGTLAPGAHADLLVVDGDPLADLAVLTRPGRHLRHVVKAGAVL
- a CDS encoding serine hydrolase domain-containing protein — encoded protein: MQDIVDSGFAGVQLRVHDQRGEWVGSAGVRKLGEAAKPPTNGHFWIGSTTKTFTATLVLQLVAEGKIGLDAPVAHYLPKLGLDRRITVRMLLQHTSGLFNYAGGERYNDGTYVPGIPAAGKEWVDNRFHTYRPEELVRFALSKRPPFAPGTDQRYSNTNYTLALLLIEKVTGRSYAQEMQQRILRPLKLKETIVPGAGTQLPEPHAHGYYRYQDAHQWKVVDVTRQNLSLLAGAGDMISTTQDLHTFISALLGGKLLPAKLLTEMRTPHGKLGYGFGLWVQDAGPNCGTIVHHNGGAPGGYGALMISTPDGSKTLTASITSGDAAIDTAKEFGKATQRLIKEVFCSTHAHGVH
- a CDS encoding MMPL family transporter → MATFLSRLGRLAFRRRGVTLLLWLLIFGGMGFAASSAPPPPADTFSMPGTESQKAFDLLAKKFPDARAEGAGARVVIRAPEGRKITDSGERAEVRRLVAELGTSSPQVVGAADPYKTPAVSISKDRTTAFTVVTYKVSALKVSDKAHDALDGALKKARKAGLTVEAGGDAVKVDQTMGGTGEKIGILVSAIVLVLTFGSMIAAGMPLITALIGVGIGICGITALGSTLGLSATTSTLAMMIGLAVGIDYALFIVSRFRAERIEGRSPEEAAGRAVGTAGSAVVFAGLTVIVALAGLAVVNVPMLTKMGLAAAGTVAVAVLVAISLVPALLGLAPVKVMARKGRLRYAVKPLSERRQRKAAKHSAIPTRSGRPNLGARWASYVLRHPVAVLLVGVVGLGTVAVPAASLELGLPGEGSMSTKTTQRKAYDMLSESFGPGFNGPLMVTVQANGAKAAGDKVGEALRTTDGVASVSPAAANKADDTAILTVLPKTGPTEHKTEELVHELRATAHDLEQRTASQILVTGQTAMFIDFSGTLDDALLPYLGLVVGLAFLLLMVVFRSLLVPLKAALGFLLSVTAALGAVVAIFQWGWLADVLGIEQTGPIMSTMPIFMIGVVFGLAMDYEVFLVSRMRESYAHGARPAEAVVDGFRHGGRVVAAAAVIMTSVFSGFIMEDNDFIKMIGFALAIAVLFDAFIVRMALVPALFALLGRSAWWLPNWLDRLLPRVDVEGENLDRHAAAPAPHAPRERALVG
- a CDS encoding MerR family transcriptional regulator, translating into MTDGITIGQAATFAGVTVKTIRHYHQHGLIDEPRRDRSGYRRYGSADLLRLVQVRTLAGAGVPLAEIAAILDADPERFAAALIDVEQQLTSRIDELIARRDMLHRLTGGDRALLPDRACALLDQMPGLGYTADDVTTVREALVLVRALVPEGFDNYLAQIERGLDDPRYVSLIQRCWRAGDWEPDDPRIDELAAALADHFLTDPSLLPVLAGLQDRDDGAIRYELLTHHGDDQKPAWARLAVLIEAHLRSAGIDIAYQTPTD
- a CDS encoding TetR/AcrR family transcriptional regulator; the encoded protein is MNPTPVEPSTPRPPRRRVHTRARILSAAGELFLSAGYARTSIEDICAAAGYTRGAFYSNFATKEDLLLALFDEQAAERISELEHLAAAAEQLGPEERARRLVEALLRVEAAETGWILLFLEFRLLAARTSELAERVAVHDRTVTAALAVLLERVLPELVPPGASAEQAAEVILAAREGLLARTAAGGPTSEQLLNATTAVLTGLLG